A genome region from Bacteroidota bacterium includes the following:
- the mdh gene encoding malate dehydrogenase: protein MKITVVGAGNVGATTAQRIADKELAEQVVLVDVVEGLPQGKGLDMWESAPIESSDTRMIGTNGYEETKDSDIVILTAGLARKPGMSRDDLLIKNAEIVGGCAENAIKYSPNAIFIVVANPLDVMVYVTMKRTGLGREKVMGMAGVLDSSRFRSFIALELNVSVEDVTAFVLGGHGDSMVPLPRYSSVAGIPVTELIPAARLAEIVQRTRDGGIEIVNFLKTGSAYYAPSAGAVQMAESIVKNKHRVLPSAVWLNGEYGLKDTVAGVPIKIGKTGVEQVIEIKLLPDEAAALQRSADDVKANIAKLKF from the coding sequence ATGAAGATTACCGTAGTCGGCGCCGGAAATGTTGGCGCAACCACCGCACAACGCATTGCAGATAAGGAACTCGCCGAGCAAGTTGTGCTCGTCGATGTCGTCGAAGGCCTCCCGCAGGGCAAAGGCTTGGACATGTGGGAATCCGCCCCGATCGAAAGCTCGGACACTCGCATGATCGGTACCAATGGATACGAAGAGACCAAGGATTCCGATATTGTCATCCTCACGGCTGGCCTTGCACGCAAGCCGGGGATGTCACGTGATGATTTGCTCATCAAAAATGCCGAGATCGTTGGCGGCTGCGCCGAAAACGCGATCAAATATAGTCCAAACGCGATCTTTATTGTGGTGGCAAATCCGCTCGATGTGATGGTCTACGTCACAATGAAGCGGACCGGCCTGGGACGCGAGAAGGTCATGGGGATGGCCGGCGTGCTGGATTCTTCACGGTTCCGGTCATTCATCGCGTTAGAGCTGAATGTCTCGGTCGAGGACGTAACAGCCTTTGTGCTCGGTGGCCATGGCGATTCGATGGTGCCGCTTCCTCGGTACTCGTCCGTTGCAGGGATACCTGTCACGGAGCTGATTCCCGCCGCGCGGCTGGCCGAGATCGTCCAGCGCACTCGCGATGGCGGCATTGAGATCGTCAACTTTCTCAAGACCGGAAGCGCGTACTACGCCCCATCAGCAGGCGCCGTGCAGATGGCAGAATCGATCGTGAAGAACAAGCACCGCGTGTTGCCGAGCGCCGTGTGGCTCAATGGGGAGTATGGCCTGAAGGATACCGTAGCCGGCGTACCGATCAAGATCGGTAAGACTGGAGTCGAGCAGGTCATCGAGATCAAACTACTGCCGGATGAAGCGGCTGCGCTGCAAAGAAGTGCAGATGATGTGAAGGCGAATATTGCCAAGCTGAAGTTCTGA
- a CDS encoding head GIN domain-containing protein, whose amino-acid sequence MKFLSIATLLLILSGCGRNISTVFETYTGNGTIITDQRTPGKFQSIELEGEYEVILSQGEPSGIRIEADKNLLEHITTTVKDGKLTVSSEGNLRPTKTIRLYISTPTYSAIDLAGSGEIHATTPITSDRLSLELSGSGTYDLQVKAKDLTTTISGSGSIKLAGSAESHIGEIAGSGNLIADSLYSGTSKIDVTGSGGADVNVSRRLDASIAGSGNIHYIGGVTDVHTSIAGSGTVERAK is encoded by the coding sequence ATGAAATTTCTGAGCATTGCTACCCTTCTTTTAATCCTCTCCGGCTGCGGTCGCAACATATCCACCGTCTTCGAAACGTACACTGGCAATGGGACCATTATAACAGATCAACGGACGCCAGGAAAATTCCAGTCGATTGAACTTGAAGGCGAGTACGAGGTCATCCTGTCGCAGGGAGAGCCATCCGGAATTCGCATCGAAGCAGATAAGAACCTCCTCGAGCATATTACCACCACAGTTAAAGATGGCAAACTGACGGTCAGCTCGGAGGGCAATCTTCGGCCAACGAAAACGATTCGGCTTTATATTTCAACACCGACCTATAGCGCGATCGATCTCGCGGGATCCGGTGAGATTCACGCGACCACACCGATTACTTCCGATAGGTTGAGTCTCGAACTTTCGGGCTCAGGGACCTACGATCTTCAGGTCAAAGCAAAAGATTTGACTACCACCATATCCGGCTCCGGTTCGATCAAGCTCGCAGGTTCAGCGGAGAGCCATATCGGTGAAATCGCTGGCTCCGGCAATCTTATCGCCGATAGTCTCTATTCCGGTACCTCCAAAATCGATGTCACAGGTTCCGGAGGAGCCGACGTGAACGTGTCACGTCGGCTCGATGCCTCCATCGCTGGTTCCGGCAATATCCATTATATTGGTGGCGTTACCGATGTCCACACAAGCATTGCGGGCAGCGGCACGGTCGAGCGCGCCAAATAG
- a CDS encoding YidB family protein, translated as MNNSNVTSDGTREMISHGIAQTVGSPSRGEVTSSTQSALMGIVLARIESGQLSFSSLVNRFNELAPEATRTWIGPGINAAITAAEVERILGPRDLASISNEAGLPASEVSVELAQLLPTIIDKFTPEGSLPDAPLVRQAAGDLRTKIS; from the coding sequence ATGAATAACTCTAATGTGACTTCAGATGGTACGCGAGAGATGATCAGCCACGGAATCGCGCAGACTGTTGGTAGTCCATCGCGCGGTGAAGTGACCTCCTCGACTCAGTCGGCCCTCATGGGGATTGTGCTGGCGCGGATCGAAAGCGGGCAACTCTCCTTCTCCTCGTTGGTCAATCGATTCAACGAATTAGCGCCGGAGGCAACCCGAACTTGGATAGGACCCGGTATTAACGCGGCAATTACAGCGGCAGAAGTCGAGCGTATTCTCGGCCCCAGAGACTTAGCATCAATCTCGAATGAAGCGGGCCTGCCAGCCAGTGAAGTCTCCGTCGAACTGGCCCAACTGCTGCCGACAATCATTGACAAATTCACACCCGAAGGTTCATTGCCGGATGCACCACTTGTGCGACAAGCCGCCGGCGATTTGCGAACGAAAATTTCGTAA
- a CDS encoding glycosyltransferase family 39 protein produces the protein MKTQSSLPLSPAMLASAGTILGSIALIPRLLFAMQMDQSFHHYLGWTLLHGGLPYVASFDQNFPGGAFIYALAILLFGTSALGFATFDLLVQILTCWLIARLARRLDASGVAALFAPLLYAFTYIGLGVWDTGQRDCFVAPMLVFYAIQLLRTDRDEHVASAWGWAGLMLGAMLLVRPLMVLAGIPALWYLFTQRRETTRRSLLVFALSSVLLPLAIIFFYLIVGHVGELFEATILFNLEVYGKFRHGVTFRGSGVMTYFYFAGLALVFFQSHDRRPLMLLLALCFVAPISTFIQGQGDAHHFVPTYSIACVLAALGFAGLISWSRQNRFAIVALLMVLLGFGATRLPMRLLRDWHEGKSLEAIYADQQRGQMNLRDELATGRYLKAHTFEGDYIQIFAMRIWPYQLSGRSASSRFQSNEHLLMHPIEAEPLTPLQQSWRAEFLRDLTRHPPVYVLVTTDDHLWMLPHGESSMEQIKRFPEFESLIEKSYTLDTTIGSYKLFRRHSAV, from the coding sequence GTGAAGACCCAATCGTCCCTCCCCCTATCTCCTGCTATGCTCGCGAGCGCAGGGACCATACTGGGTTCGATAGCACTGATTCCTCGACTGCTGTTCGCCATGCAGATGGACCAGTCATTCCATCATTATCTCGGATGGACTTTACTCCATGGCGGGTTGCCCTATGTCGCATCGTTCGACCAGAATTTTCCCGGCGGAGCGTTTATTTATGCGCTTGCGATTCTCCTTTTTGGCACCAGTGCTCTGGGTTTTGCCACGTTCGATCTGCTCGTTCAGATTCTGACGTGTTGGCTGATCGCGCGATTGGCCCGACGCCTCGATGCGAGTGGCGTCGCTGCGCTCTTCGCGCCATTACTCTACGCCTTTACCTATATTGGTCTTGGCGTCTGGGACACGGGCCAGCGGGATTGCTTTGTCGCTCCGATGCTCGTTTTTTATGCAATACAATTGCTGCGCACCGATCGCGACGAGCATGTGGCTTCTGCATGGGGCTGGGCTGGCCTGATGCTTGGGGCGATGTTATTGGTCCGGCCACTCATGGTGCTGGCGGGGATTCCAGCATTATGGTATCTCTTCACGCAACGGCGTGAAACGACTCGCCGCAGTCTGTTGGTCTTTGCACTATCGTCCGTCCTGCTTCCCTTGGCAATTATCTTCTTCTATTTGATCGTTGGCCATGTAGGCGAGTTGTTCGAAGCCACAATCCTATTCAATCTCGAGGTATACGGCAAATTTCGTCATGGAGTGACTTTCCGCGGTTCCGGCGTCATGACTTACTTCTACTTCGCAGGATTAGCACTTGTGTTCTTTCAATCGCATGACAGACGTCCGCTCATGCTCTTGTTGGCCCTCTGTTTCGTCGCACCAATTTCGACATTTATCCAGGGACAGGGCGATGCACACCATTTTGTGCCAACCTACTCGATCGCCTGCGTTCTTGCAGCATTGGGATTTGCGGGTCTGATCTCATGGTCCAGACAAAATCGCTTCGCAATCGTGGCGCTTCTCATGGTGCTGCTCGGGTTTGGCGCAACTCGTTTGCCGATGCGGCTCCTTCGCGACTGGCATGAGGGCAAATCTCTCGAAGCGATCTACGCAGACCAGCAGCGAGGACAGATGAATCTTCGTGACGAACTTGCGACGGGAAGATACCTCAAGGCACACACCTTCGAAGGTGACTACATACAGATATTTGCAATGCGAATCTGGCCCTACCAGCTCTCGGGCCGGAGTGCCAGTTCTCGCTTTCAATCGAATGAGCATTTGTTGATGCACCCGATCGAAGCTGAGCCGCTCACACCATTGCAGCAATCATGGCGCGCAGAATTCCTTCGTGATCTCACGCGGCATCCACCGGTCTACGTGCTCGTCACGACCGACGATCATCTTTGGATGCTGCCGCATGGGGAGTCATCGATGGAGCAAATAAAGCGGTTTCCGGAATTCGAATCGCTGATAGAGAAGTCCTATACCTTAGATACCACCATCGGCTCATATAAGCTTTTCCGACGACACTCGGCAGTTTGA
- a CDS encoding ribonuclease H-like domain-containing protein produces the protein MSTLIFDIETIPLDFETSFDEVQRDYLLRGAVTEEEREQRKGWGGLNPLTGKVVCIGTLVHETLKGSALYLAQEESDEIVERDGMKIRYKAFVDESALLQHFWNGLSEKYSGVVTFNGRNFDCPFLMLRSAVLGIRPSVNMMAGTRWEFKVGGSASDRYSGIEHIDLQDKLCFGQGFDKAGATRKFNLDFYTKSFGIASPKSEGIAGDKVPLFFSEGRHREIAEYCMRDVKATGELYEMWRTMLKY, from the coding sequence ATGAGCACCCTGATCTTCGACATCGAAACCATCCCGCTTGATTTTGAAACCTCATTCGATGAAGTGCAGCGCGATTACCTGCTGCGCGGCGCTGTCACAGAGGAAGAACGCGAGCAACGAAAGGGCTGGGGCGGACTCAATCCGCTAACCGGCAAGGTCGTCTGCATCGGCACTCTCGTGCATGAGACGCTCAAAGGTAGCGCACTCTATCTTGCCCAGGAAGAATCGGATGAGATCGTCGAACGCGATGGCATGAAGATCCGGTACAAGGCATTCGTGGATGAGTCCGCCCTATTGCAGCATTTCTGGAATGGCCTTTCGGAGAAATACAGTGGCGTCGTTACTTTCAATGGCCGCAATTTCGATTGCCCCTTTCTCATGCTTCGTAGTGCGGTGCTCGGCATTCGGCCATCGGTCAACATGATGGCGGGCACCCGGTGGGAATTCAAAGTTGGCGGCTCAGCCAGCGATCGGTACAGCGGCATCGAACACATCGATCTCCAGGACAAACTTTGTTTTGGGCAGGGCTTCGATAAAGCGGGAGCGACCCGGAAGTTCAATCTCGATTTTTACACCAAGTCATTCGGAATTGCTTCACCAAAGTCGGAAGGGATTGCGGGCGATAAAGTCCCGCTCTTCTTCAGTGAAGGCCGCCACAGAGAAATTGCGGAGTATTGCATGCGGGACGTCAAGGCAACTGGAGAGTTGTACGAGATGTGGAGAACAATGCTAAAGTATTAG
- a CDS encoding aldo/keto reductase, giving the protein MDYTNLGRTGLKVSRLCLGTMNFGHRTPEAEAFRIMDRALELGVNFFDTANVYTRPAPRGTTETIVGNWFAQGDGRREKVVLATKLYGEMDPWPNNARYGALAIRKACEASLKRMQTDYIDLYQMHHIDRAITWDEAWQAFEQLFTSGKIVYSGSSNFAGWHVAAACEAAKRRNYLGLVSEQSLYNLLDRTIELEVIPACQHYGLGLLPWSPLGGGLLGGILEASGDGRRTSPGVQQRLDEARPQIQAYESLCKEIGVAPGVLALAWLLRQPAVTAPIVGPRTVEQLDEAVSALTIVIEDETLKRLDEIFPGPGGAAPEAYAW; this is encoded by the coding sequence ATGGACTACACGAACCTTGGCCGGACCGGCCTGAAAGTCAGTCGCCTTTGTCTTGGGACGATGAACTTCGGTCATCGCACACCTGAAGCGGAAGCGTTTCGGATTATGGACCGCGCGCTCGAACTTGGCGTCAATTTCTTCGATACCGCGAACGTCTATACCCGTCCCGCACCGCGCGGAACAACCGAGACAATCGTCGGTAACTGGTTCGCGCAAGGCGATGGCCGGCGCGAGAAGGTCGTGCTCGCAACCAAACTCTATGGCGAAATGGACCCGTGGCCGAACAACGCGCGCTACGGAGCGCTCGCGATCCGCAAGGCCTGTGAAGCAAGCTTGAAGCGCATGCAGACGGATTATATCGATCTCTATCAGATGCACCACATCGACCGCGCGATCACGTGGGACGAGGCATGGCAGGCGTTCGAGCAATTGTTCACATCCGGCAAGATTGTCTATAGCGGCTCCTCGAACTTTGCCGGTTGGCATGTTGCCGCTGCCTGCGAAGCAGCAAAACGACGCAACTATCTCGGGCTCGTCTCCGAGCAGAGTCTCTACAATCTCTTAGACCGCACCATCGAACTCGAAGTCATTCCTGCTTGTCAGCATTACGGACTCGGCCTTCTACCCTGGTCGCCACTCGGTGGGGGATTGCTCGGTGGAATTCTTGAGGCATCAGGTGATGGTCGCAGAACATCCCCGGGCGTGCAGCAGAGGCTGGATGAAGCGCGCCCTCAAATTCAAGCATACGAATCGCTCTGCAAAGAAATCGGAGTTGCACCGGGTGTGCTGGCACTTGCATGGTTGCTCAGGCAACCGGCTGTCACGGCTCCGATTGTTGGTCCGCGGACCGTTGAGCAATTGGACGAAGCAGTTTCGGCGCTCACAATCGTAATTGAAGACGAGACACTGAAGCGACTGGACGAAATCTTTCCCGGTCCGGGCGGCGCTGCCCCGGAAGCGTATGCCTGGTAA
- a CDS encoding DUF488 domain-containing protein, with product MPGKRIVYSVGHSNRPIEEFVSLLEENEIELLADVRTVPRSRTNPQFNRETLPGTLKKHGIEYIHLAALGGLRGHRKDQPASRNTYWENASFRNYADYAETAGFREGLDELIHLARAKRTAFMCAEALWWRCHRRIITDYLLAGGFVVRHIMGTGKVEVAKLNEHAAILKNGSIEYPGDQRELEFV from the coding sequence ATGCCTGGTAAACGCATTGTATACTCAGTCGGACATTCGAATCGTCCAATCGAGGAATTCGTCTCGTTGCTCGAAGAGAATGAGATCGAGCTACTGGCTGATGTTAGGACCGTGCCGCGATCGCGTACGAACCCACAATTCAACCGCGAAACCTTGCCAGGCACGCTGAAGAAACATGGCATCGAATACATCCATCTTGCGGCGCTCGGCGGGCTACGAGGGCACCGCAAGGATCAGCCCGCATCACGAAATACCTACTGGGAAAACGCCAGCTTCCGGAATTACGCTGACTATGCGGAGACAGCCGGATTTCGAGAAGGTCTGGATGAGTTGATTCATCTCGCTCGAGCGAAACGGACGGCATTTATGTGTGCCGAAGCACTCTGGTGGCGTTGTCACCGGCGGATCATCACAGATTATCTGCTCGCGGGAGGTTTTGTCGTTCGCCACATTATGGGCACTGGAAAAGTTGAGGTTGCGAAATTGAACGAGCACGCCGCCATTCTAAAGAACGGATCGATCGAGTATCCCGGCGATCAGCGGGAGTTAGAGTTCGTATAG
- a CDS encoding hemerythrin domain-containing protein: protein MILLDPNNYSDGVAFFRDMHKQVLHSCVELETLLKDAETRGVFKSFATQPEWEELFRFFTVLAPEHERDEERYLFPFVIAKVPHVGFQPPNAPIRFLIEGHTVLEQKLRALVKDWEIFRAKPHDPAALEASHAQHAAEDAAFIALGKELAILYREHVRIEEQRVYSVADQVLSNSDKLELIEKLRRGHDNEATTPLLEFEHPQFSDPSRNVQSSTNAQATTSFNYEEDDEEGSDLYEL from the coding sequence ATGATCCTCCTTGATCCGAACAACTATTCCGATGGCGTTGCGTTCTTTCGCGACATGCACAAACAAGTGCTGCATTCGTGCGTTGAACTCGAAACGTTGCTGAAGGACGCAGAAACTCGCGGAGTCTTCAAGAGCTTTGCTACCCAACCGGAATGGGAAGAATTGTTTCGGTTCTTTACCGTCCTTGCGCCAGAACATGAGCGCGACGAAGAACGGTACTTATTTCCTTTCGTGATCGCAAAGGTGCCTCACGTTGGCTTTCAGCCGCCGAATGCACCGATCCGGTTCCTGATCGAAGGCCATACGGTTCTCGAGCAGAAGCTGCGAGCGCTCGTGAAAGACTGGGAAATCTTTCGTGCGAAACCGCACGACCCGGCGGCCCTTGAAGCGTCGCACGCGCAGCATGCTGCGGAAGACGCCGCCTTTATAGCACTTGGCAAAGAGCTTGCGATTCTCTATCGCGAGCACGTCCGGATCGAAGAGCAGCGAGTATATTCTGTGGCCGATCAGGTCCTTTCGAATTCTGACAAGCTGGAGTTGATCGAGAAACTTCGGCGCGGGCATGATAACGAAGCAACGACACCGTTGCTCGAATTTGAGCATCCGCAGTTTAGCGACCCTTCCCGAAATGTTCAGAGCAGTACAAATGCTCAGGCAACGACCTCGTTCAATTACGAGGAGGACGATGAGGAAGGCTCCGACCTATACGAACTCTAA
- the dut gene encoding dUTP diphosphatase, which translates to MSELLIKRLSDTDSDIPLPGYATEHAAGMDIRVNKPVEIAPGAVVLAPTGIALEIPEGYEGQVRPRSGLAAQHGITCLNSPGTIDADYRGELKVILINHGKETVRFERGQRVAQLVISKYERVEVIETTQLAETARASGGFGHTGIH; encoded by the coding sequence ATGTCTGAACTTTTGATTAAACGGTTGAGTGACACGGACAGTGACATTCCGCTTCCCGGTTATGCGACCGAACATGCTGCCGGTATGGATATTCGCGTCAATAAGCCGGTCGAAATTGCGCCTGGTGCGGTCGTGCTTGCCCCGACCGGTATCGCGCTCGAAATTCCGGAAGGCTATGAAGGCCAGGTGCGGCCTCGGAGCGGTCTTGCCGCACAACACGGCATCACTTGTCTGAACTCGCCTGGAACGATCGATGCCGATTATCGCGGCGAGTTGAAGGTGATCCTCATCAATCATGGCAAAGAGACGGTTCGATTCGAGCGCGGCCAGCGCGTCGCACAGCTTGTTATCAGCAAGTACGAGCGCGTCGAAGTGATCGAAACCACGCAACTTGCGGAAACGGCACGTGCCTCCGGCGGCTTCGGTCACACTGGAATTCATTGA
- the fbp gene encoding class 1 fructose-bisphosphatase yields the protein MERHIIEQQASADAERSDGATGDFSALLRDLTLAFKIINREVMQAGLVDVLGATGDVNVQGEIVQKLDAFANTVIYRAMDHGGHLCGMASEEDPDILPIPKDYKCGRYVLLFDPLDGSSNIDVNVSIGTIFSILRRVTPEETHGTLDDFLQPGYKQVAAGYTIYGPSTMLVYTAGRGVFGFTYDPSVGEFLLSHDDIRIPQHGSIYSVNEGNYHKWDSRVQRFIDWAKMDVPDERKKAYSLRYIGSMVADVHRTLLYGGVFLYPADVKSHKGKLRLLYEANPMSFVVEQAGGKASDGSQRVLEIQPEHLHQRTPLIVGSPKNVEEVERFLNGDYS from the coding sequence ATCGAGCGCCACATCATCGAGCAGCAGGCCAGCGCCGATGCTGAACGCTCTGATGGTGCCACGGGCGATTTCTCCGCGCTACTGCGCGATCTGACGCTCGCATTCAAAATCATCAACCGCGAGGTCATGCAGGCCGGTCTGGTCGATGTGCTTGGCGCCACAGGCGATGTCAACGTGCAAGGCGAGATCGTCCAAAAGCTCGATGCCTTTGCCAACACGGTGATTTACCGCGCCATGGACCATGGTGGGCATCTCTGTGGCATGGCCAGCGAAGAAGACCCGGATATTCTGCCAATCCCAAAAGATTACAAGTGTGGCCGCTACGTACTGCTGTTCGATCCACTCGACGGCTCTTCGAACATCGATGTGAACGTCTCGATCGGTACGATCTTCTCGATTCTTCGACGCGTCACGCCGGAGGAAACCCACGGTACGCTCGACGACTTCCTGCAACCCGGCTACAAGCAAGTGGCAGCGGGCTACACGATCTATGGGCCTTCGACCATGCTGGTGTACACTGCGGGTCGCGGCGTATTTGGCTTTACGTATGATCCCTCTGTCGGGGAGTTCTTGCTTTCACATGATGATATTCGGATTCCACAACACGGATCGATCTACAGTGTGAACGAAGGCAATTACCATAAGTGGGATTCGCGCGTTCAGCGGTTTATCGACTGGGCAAAGATGGATGTGCCCGACGAGCGCAAGAAGGCGTATTCGCTCCGGTATATTGGCTCGATGGTTGCGGATGTCCATCGGACGTTACTTTATGGCGGCGTATTCCTCTATCCGGCTGATGTGAAGAGTCACAAAGGCAAGCTCAGGCTGCTATACGAAGCCAACCCCATGTCCTTCGTGGTTGAGCAAGCCGGCGGCAAAGCGAGCGATGGTTCGCAGCGTGTACTGGAGATTCAGCCCGAGCATCTGCACCAGCGGACACCACTTATTGTTGGAAGCCCAAAGAACGTTGAAGAGGTAGAGAGATTTTTGAACGGGGATTACAGTTGA
- a CDS encoding 3-hydroxyacyl-CoA dehydrogenase family protein, giving the protein MRIQLLADDRYRDSFASYLSSQAAIELVSESPDAVFDAAFLDAGRKIEQLTSLASSTRILTNTLTLSATRVRSALSDGSQVIGLPIFPNYFDRQKTVEISLPMGASYTAEVAMNFLSALGKTGEQIGDTVAGVFPRTLAMIVNEAAFAVQESVAAAQDIDVAMKLGTNYPKGPLAWCDEIGAETIVAILDALARELAPERYRVAPLLRRHAEAGMKFLD; this is encoded by the coding sequence TTGCGAATCCAGTTACTTGCCGACGACAGATATCGCGATAGCTTCGCAAGCTATCTCTCGTCGCAAGCTGCGATCGAATTGGTGTCGGAATCGCCGGATGCAGTTTTTGATGCGGCTTTTCTCGATGCCGGGCGGAAGATAGAGCAATTGACCTCTTTAGCGTCGTCAACTCGGATTCTTACCAACACCCTGACACTCTCGGCAACGAGAGTTCGAAGCGCGCTTTCCGATGGATCGCAAGTGATCGGGCTGCCCATCTTTCCGAATTATTTCGATCGACAGAAGACCGTCGAAATCTCACTCCCGATGGGAGCGAGCTACACCGCTGAAGTGGCAATGAACTTCCTCTCAGCCCTCGGCAAAACCGGCGAGCAGATTGGCGACACTGTTGCTGGAGTTTTCCCGCGCACCCTTGCGATGATCGTAAACGAAGCCGCCTTTGCCGTGCAGGAGTCAGTTGCTGCCGCGCAAGATATTGACGTTGCGATGAAGCTTGGCACGAATTACCCTAAAGGACCGCTGGCCTGGTGCGATGAGATCGGCGCGGAGACTATCGTAGCCATACTCGATGCGCTTGCCCGTGAACTTGCGCCGGAAAGGTATCGAGTCGCCCCGCTACTGAGGCGCCACGCAGAAGCCGGGATGAAATTCCTCGATTGA
- the purE gene encoding 5-(carboxyamino)imidazole ribonucleotide mutase produces MNTPLVGIIMGSASDWDTMRETQKVLAEFGVPHEYRVLSAHRAPKAVTEYAESAEGRGLKVIIGAAGGAAHLAGVLAAQTLLPVLGVPIESQALNGMDSLLSTVQMPGGIPVGTLAIGKAGAKNAALLAIAMLATTDSALREKLQAYREKQTLAVLNAKLEG; encoded by the coding sequence ATGAACACACCACTTGTCGGTATTATCATGGGAAGCGCCTCGGACTGGGACACGATGCGCGAGACGCAGAAGGTCCTGGCAGAGTTTGGGGTGCCGCACGAGTACAGAGTGCTTTCGGCGCACCGGGCGCCGAAGGCCGTAACAGAATACGCCGAAAGCGCAGAAGGACGCGGCTTGAAAGTAATCATCGGCGCGGCCGGTGGCGCAGCACATCTGGCCGGGGTGCTGGCGGCGCAGACACTGCTGCCGGTGCTCGGAGTCCCCATCGAAAGTCAGGCGCTCAACGGGATGGACTCCCTCCTTTCGACGGTCCAGATGCCGGGTGGAATTCCGGTCGGCACGCTGGCCATCGGGAAGGCCGGCGCGAAGAACGCTGCTCTGCTCGCTATCGCAATGCTCGCAACGACCGATTCCGCCCTCCGCGAGAAGTTGCAGGCATATCGCGAGAAGCAGACTTTGGCGGTACTAAACGCCAAATTGGAAGGATAA
- the elbB gene encoding isoprenoid biosynthesis glyoxalase ElbB has translation MSKIAVILSGSGYLDGSEIREAVGVLWALSRAGAEAECFAPDIVQRDVVDHLTGEPVAERREVLVESARIARGSVSPLAELRSSEFDALIMPGGFGAAKNHSSFAHEGSSGNVLPELGYILHQFHEEGKPIGAICIAPAVLALAFPGLPLELTVGAIGDASMEIEKLGHTHIATQAHEIHVDREHRIVTTPAYMYDDAQLADVFEGIKSLVDEVILMTSNRSEYKKSLAGA, from the coding sequence ATGAGTAAGATCGCAGTCATTCTATCGGGTTCGGGGTATCTCGATGGCTCTGAGATCCGTGAAGCCGTCGGCGTCCTTTGGGCACTCAGCCGGGCTGGTGCCGAGGCCGAATGCTTCGCGCCGGACATCGTTCAGCGCGATGTGGTCGACCATCTGACCGGTGAGCCGGTTGCCGAGCGCCGTGAGGTGCTCGTGGAGTCCGCGCGCATCGCGCGCGGAAGTGTGTCGCCGCTCGCCGAGCTTCGGTCGAGCGAGTTCGATGCACTCATCATGCCCGGAGGGTTTGGGGCGGCGAAGAACCACTCATCGTTTGCTCACGAAGGTTCGAGCGGAAATGTCTTGCCGGAGTTGGGATACATTCTCCATCAATTCCATGAAGAGGGGAAGCCAATCGGCGCCATCTGTATCGCTCCGGCAGTGCTTGCGCTCGCGTTTCCTGGTTTGCCACTCGAGCTTACCGTTGGGGCTATAGGCGATGCGTCGATGGAAATTGAAAAGCTCGGGCATACGCACATCGCAACCCAAGCACACGAGATCCACGTTGACCGGGAGCACCGCATCGTTACGACACCAGCCTACATGTACGACGATGCTCAACTTGCCGATGTGTTCGAGGGGATCAAGAGTCTGGTGGATGAAGTCATTCTAATGACGTCGAACCGCAGCGAATACAAGAAGTCTTTAGCGGGAGCCTGA